The window CCGCGCCTCCGCTGCTCTTTTCCCGCCTCCTCACTCTACCTCTTCCACCAGgtctcactctctttctttctctctctctcattgagCACTTGTTTTCAGTTGGGCAATTCGTCAAACACAAAGCGTGCAGTCAATTTTGAGGTTTCTTCCGCCTCCTTCTGTTCTGATTCTCATATGGGTATATTGATTTCTGCATTTACAGGACTAATGTTACCGACAACATTGCCATTGACGGTCGGAATGTGAATTTCTCGATCACGACGAGGCAGGGAAAAGTCGTGCCGATTCTTCGGGACTGTTCGCTTCGAATTCCTTCTGGACAGTTCTGGATGCTTCTTGGACCCAACGGTTGTGGAAAATCTACCCTCTTGAAGGTACACCAAAATTTACCATACCAAAACTGCTTTTTCTCTACTGGGTTGTTTTGCTTTTAGtgtattttgaatttgttaGATTGCTTATGTTTATCAAACAATGTCAAGAACTATGTAGATCTTGGCTGGTGTTTTGAGTCCCACGAATGGAACTGTGTACGTGAAGCGGCCAAAGAGTTTTGTTTTCCAAAATCCAGACCACCAGGTGTGTTCTTTATCCATTTTTCATGTTGTAATGTTTATGTTTGTAACATTGCAGTTCGAGTATTTTCACGTTTGGTTGCAAGTATAGGATTTGACATGTCAAACTTTATGGTTTTCAGCCTCTTCCATGTTATTAATGAAGAATGAACTTCATATATACTATGTAATGTAATAGGACTCTTTGACTAGGTTCCAAGCCTAGCTTtaaattttcccctttttttagTGCAATCATAGATATGAATAgagttttggattttgaattagTTCCCTAGTCAAGGTTGGAGGTAGCTGTGATTCGTAAATGCTATTCTCTTAAcaagctctagctcaaatggaaCATTTTCTTTATAAGAGTAAGGACCCATCGGATGCATCTATAACTTACCAAGCAAAAGATAGTAGGTTAGTTTAGTCCTATTCTGTGGTTGAATGTCCTTTTACTCTTTTCATATGGAGGTTGATAACTGAAACGGGTGTAAGGGTTGATTTAACTAAGCTGTGGAATGAGCTGCTTTCTTTGATTGGCTTCCTAGGACTTTTTTGTTGGAAGAGGTGAAATTAGAGGCTAGTTCTAGAGTCAGCATTCGACTAAAGAATTCAAGAAAAAGAATGTCAGATTTTCACCCCTTTCCTATACCAGCAGAAGGATTTTTATAAAAGCACATAAAAGATGCTAGTATGTCAACTTCATTGACATATCTAGTGTTCATCCGTGAACTCATCCACTCACATTAGATGTATGGGATACCAGTGAGCTCTAGCTAGGTGTTGCTGGGGCAGCAATGCTCCATGAAGTCACTTTGGTGCTGATAAACCTGGCGGAATAGATACTTCAAATTTAGCACTCATACTTCTATCTAATATGTATTTGATGTGGATATGTTTGATGCATATTGGGATACTcatgttaaaaaattaatttaaataatggaTATGGCATGGATACTTTTGAggataattaatttttcttaagaaaaaaggAGGTTTAAATGTAAAATATGGGGCTTTGTGTTTTAGAAAGTTAGGAATCTgtaaaattccaaatttctatttttaccgATTGTCTCAAAAACCTCTTGTTTTGAGACCataataaattaccaattgtccgAAAAGCTAAACCTGTTtcgaaatggtgaatttaattatttaaccaataGTTGAACATCTATGAATCAAGCATGgattatgtgttttgttggtACTGACCACTTCTAAATTAGTTTTATTGTTTATACATATTTCATGCCTTTGGTGTTTGTTAtatatcttttaaaatttatttaaatgtatCTATTTATTAGTTAAGGTCTTCTGGATTTTATAGTATTTGTATCATGTCCTTTTCCATATTGGTGCCAGTGCTTCATAGTCAAATCGTATCCTTAccatacaaaatgaaaaaagaaaaattaaaatattatcttgAGGTTATTCTTACTCATGCCTGTATGCTGTTATTGAATGTGATATTAACATCTGTAATTTCCTTTCCAAATGAAATTGTTTGCATCCTAACATGATGTTTTGTTATTGGTCTCTAGAACATTTTAATTGAGACCATtacaattcaaaacatggatGATTAGGTGAAACCAAAACAGTTTGCTTATTATTGTGGCTAGAAAAATGCTCAAAAGAACTGCCAGAAAGTGCCTATGATGGCATTCCTCTTTTGTTGCAGGTAGTGATGCCTACAGTAGAAGCTGATGTGGCATTTGGTCTTGGAAAGTTCAATTTGACCTGTGGTGAGGTTAGATCCAGGGTGTCTAAAGCTTTGGATGCTGTTGGCATGTCTGACTACCTGCAGGTAATTTTTGTGCATCAATATCTTCTGGTTAGTTGAAGTATTTGCTAGAAGTTTGACATCTAATTGGGCTTTTGTTGCATTTTTAGAGGTCTGTTCAAACACTCAGTGGTGGTCAGAAGCAGAGGGTTGCAATTGCTGGTGCTTTAGCTGAAGCTTGCAAAGTGCTGTTATTGGATGAGCTCACAACATTTTTAGATGAAAATGAtcaggtattttattttttagaaacgaGATGGAATATTTTTAATCCTTTGTGCTATCATATTATAGACACATCTATGGAATGTTGTTTGCattcaaataaaaagatttgACAGTAGGATTCATTTAACGATCACCTATTTTAACATTATGAATTACCTTTTCTTCCCATTAGTGCCCAGTAGttgtttactttttatttgtAGCATATATGAACCCTTCTAGAAGGGCATTATCCATGTTGAGATAGCATTATCCTCTTGCGTTGTAATATGATTATGAATCGTTTTACTACAATCTTTGGAAGATGTTCAATTCCTTGTATGATTAGGATTTTCTGAAGatggtttcttttcttcttcttcttttcccccCACTTTCTAAATCAGATTGGGGTGATTAAAGCAGTAAGAAATTCTTTGGATAGTTCTGAAGAAGTTACAGCATTGTGGGTGACCCATCGTTTGGAAGAACTCGAGTATGCCGATGGTGCTGTTTACATGGAAAATGGGGAAGTTGTCATGCAAGGTGATGCAGCAAGTATACTGGATTTTATTAGAGTTAGGCAATCTGCTTACATCAAACAAATCAATTCTTGAACAAAATCTGCCTTCTGTTTGTTAGAGCTAGCGAATCTGACCCATTTATTCTGCAATGGCAAGCTTGTTCTTGCTTCCCTTTGATATATCTTTGTAAAATAACGGGCCAAATGGTGATGCTCATTGGCTTGGAAGTTTGGAAAAGCAGGTCTTGAGTGCATTCAAAACTGCCTACACTGGCTTTTATATTACATACAtgtttattgaaattgaaaaatatatttagatAATCTTATGGATAAATGCAAGTAATGCTTAAAATATAggtttctttattattattatttttttttttttggggggggcgGTGGGGGGGCGGCTTTGAGGACAACCTGATGTGGAAAACAAGTTCCAATCAAACATTCAAACCTTTGTGGTCTAAAGAAAACTGGTAGGTTTCACTTGTTCTCCTC of the Quercus robur chromosome 10, dhQueRobu3.1, whole genome shotgun sequence genome contains:
- the LOC126703034 gene encoding ABC transporter I family member 10; this encodes MNHSILFRASAALFPPPHSTSSTRTNVTDNIAIDGRNVNFSITTRQGKVVPILRDCSLRIPSGQFWMLLGPNGCGKSTLLKILAGVLSPTNGTVYVKRPKSFVFQNPDHQVVMPTVEADVAFGLGKFNLTCGEVRSRVSKALDAVGMSDYLQRSVQTLSGGQKQRVAIAGALAEACKVLLLDELTTFLDENDQIGVIKAVRNSLDSSEEVTALWVTHRLEELEYADGAVYMENGEVVMQGDAASILDFIRVRQSAYIKQINS